cactgaggactccacatctagACGCAGTACcccaggtgaggcctcaccagcgcagagcagaggggcaggatcacctccctccccctgctggcCGTACTGCTTTGGCTGCAGCCCTGGATACAATTGGCTCTCTGGGCTGCCAGGACACACTCCTGGCTCATGTCTAGCATGCCATCCACCAGTGCCCCCAAGCCCTTTTCAGCACGGCTGTGCTCgatccttacatcccccagctcgCACTGACAGCCGGTgttgccctgacccaggtggAGAGCTTGCACTTGGCTGTGGGGAACCCCACGAGGCACTCCCAggcccggccccgcaccgccgCCCGCCGCGGACGCACAGGGCATCGCCGGCGGCTGCAGGCCGCACACGTCCGACCAGAAGGCCTCCGCCAGCCACaccgccgggccgggccgggccgggccgcccctCACCTTCCTCATCCTCCGCCTCGCTCGGCTCGGCCCAGGCTCGGCCCGCCGAGCCCGGCTCGTCCTCCTCGGAGCCGGAGCCCTGGCTGAAGTCGATGCGCTGCGCCAGGCGCGCCAGGTTCTGGGACATGGAGAGGGGCTGCAGATAGGTCTCGCTGCCATCCAGCCCCACCTCCTGCACCTGCTTCTCGCACGCCGACTCGATGCTGATGCGCACCGCCGACCCGCCCGCCATCTTGGCGCGACCTCCTCGCCTCCTACGGGTGCCGGGCGGAGCCGCGAGCCGAGCGCGCTCGGCCCATTCCGGAAGAGGCGCTCGGGCGGGGCCGGCTCCCACGGGAACGCGCTCAGCCCGGCGGCGGGAGCGCGCCCGGCCGCGGCCCTGAGCCCTGCAGCGCGGCCCGGCCGCCTCACGGGGCCACGCGGGCCTTTTCTTTACCAGCGTTCTTCTTGATCGGAAGCGGGTTTGCTCTGCGTTCTAAAGGCAAATTCACTTCTAGTTCCACATCACCAGCAACAACCACGCAGGAAAAGCCACCAAACAGTGAAAAAGATACACCATTAGTAAGATTTTAGTGAAATTACAGCTCAAATTCAGCCATAACCGCTTCCGTTACAACTCCAATATTCTCCCTTGAACTGAGGCAGTTAATTGGTGGCGTATTTGCTCTTGACTTTGATCGCCGTGCACAATTAGAAGCGTTacaaaaatcagcttttttactcaaaaaagaagcagcatccCTCCTGCAGGCGGCTCAGTCCCGCCCCACCGTGTGGGTGTCCTTGGGCCGGTCGATGCGGAAGAGCAGCTCTGCGGGCACCAGGTAGCCGTGGTACTGCACGGCGTCCGGCGTGGTGTCGGCGTGGTAGTGGCCGCCCTCCCCGTGGTGGCTGAAGCAGTGCGTGTGCTCCAGGCGCAGGTCGAAGCCCTGCGGGCAGAGAAAGGCCCCTCAGTACGTGCAGGGTCTCTCTAGTTTGCGCTGAGGGCAAAGGATGCTACAGCCATTAAGCACTGAGAGCGTGCAAGATGCTCGCGCAGCTACTAAGAAAAACGAAGAGCTGCGTGAATCTGCACCACAGGACAACGGGAAGAATTTAGAAACCCTGCCAGAACCCAACTTCTGGTGTTAATCTCTCAGAGATTTCCTTTATTAAATTGGGATTCAATCAAGCAATCACACCACGGCATCATGGACTAGAAGtatagaatcgttaaggttggaaaagacctctgagatcctcTCacccaaccaccaacccatcactaccatgccactaaaccacatccctcagtgccacatctacagtgccttgaacacctcaagggatggtgattccatcacctccctgggcaagtGTGGAAGGAAGCCATGCTGGAAACTAGAACCCCTTTGCAATGAATTCCACAGAATTATCcctgtgaagaaaagctgagggaactggggttaTTTAGCttggctctggggagacctcattgtggtggggccctggcacaggctgcccagggagctgtgagtgccccatctctggaggccttcaaggctaggttggatggggccctgagcagcctcatCCAGGGGGtggtaaccctgcccatggcagggggctggaactggatggtgtttgaggtcccttccaacctaagccgttctttgattctatgagGCAGAAAAATTCATTAACATAGAATTGAAACTGTTTTCCACTGCTATCTCTAATGACACGCCAACATTTCCAAAAACAAAGCCTCAGCTGAATGCTATTGAGCTACCAGAGGACACAGATAGGAATGACCCAGCTGCATCCACCACTCAAGTCATGTTGGTTCTGAGTTGTCTACAGCTGTTTTCCAAGTAATGTTCAACAGATTCTGGGAAGATGTACACAACCGAAAGCTGCCAAGACAGTCTCACCATGGAGAGCCTTTAAGCCAACAGCATGTTTCATGTAActctggaaaattatttttctaattattattttctaattattatttacAACTGCATTGTTACTTATagagcatttgtttttatgtatggTTTCTTGGTTACTATTGAGCAAAGTCTTCCTAATGGTGAACATGTTAATGGCTTTTGAAACTAGACTGTTTTCTATCTTGAATTGTTTGCTGTTGATCTCAGTGCTTGTGAAAGATGCTAGATATCTTTTCAGCACGAGGATTTGCAGGCTTTAATTTGCATCAGCAATGGAGACACATGCTGCAGACATTTTGACACAGCATTGTCTAAGACAGTTCCTCTGAAAGTGAACAACATGAACACGTGGCTGACCAAGCTCCCATGCTCCTGCCATCCTTCCTGATGTGGCCAGCTGTGAATGCAAACTGTGCTGATAGGCTTGGATGCAAACGCTTGCACACTGCAATTGTAACAGAACCACTGAGGTAAATGCACTATGAAGACTCACTACGTTCCAGAATTGGTTGGCCAAGTCTCAGTTGAAACCAATGGCAGAAATGAGAAGCTTGCATTGCATCACACCCCCTCTGAAAGCTTTTCACACAGTATATACACTCTCCTGTTCTTAGAGGGAAAATCACACCCACGACAAAACTCATTACAAGTCTCAGTTTACACTTAGAAATGTAGAGAAGACTCACAGGATCTCTTGAAACGATTACTGGCTGACAAATCAGCGGAGCcttcatttcaaagaatttGAGCCAGTTATTCACATCCTCGTCAGTGTTCAGAGGACAGGCAGAAAATTCTGGAGGCTacagtaaaagcaaaagctgtaaGTAAGATAAAGATACTTACACCGAGACAATTCTTCTCTGTAGTAACTTTCCttcaccttcctcctccccactaTGCTGTTCAAGCTTGTTCTTGCCTTTTAGAAGACCATTACTCTGTTTCTGCCAGAACTGGAAGTGACCAGAATATTGCCTCTTCCATTGCAGACACTTAGTGGGACAACTACTGAAGTGATGATTTTCCTCCAGGTATACTTTAAAAggtcaattattttttttttaaataaatttttattgctttcagtAAGTATCATCTcagttactgtattttatttcacttgacAACAGTCATACAATTCCTTCTCTAGCTGCCCatgcattttagaagaaaagatcAAAGAAGTAAGGCCAAGTAATACAGCATCATTAGTTGTGTTATGTCAGTTTTGTAGTATTTGCTTCTTACTTTAATACAATGCATATCCTAAGAGtacacaaatttaaaaatacaaaagaaaaaagtcaagaCAGTAAGAGATTATACCTTGACtcataattctgttttcagtatgaTAAAAAACAGTTATATGAATTGAGAGCAACTTACCATAATATGAATTTTTGCTTTCCCCTTCTGAATGATAAACGTACCACCCATCCCAACTGGCTTTTCTCCATAGTGTTTCTCTAAAATTTGCCTGAGACAGGACACAAAGTTAAGTTCCCCAGTTCTTCCATTGGCTTTCACTTCAATAACCTGGAGGATAAAGGGATTTCATCACTGCTGTCTCCTACAGCAACAGTTTGCAAAGGTCTGTGAAAGCTGTTCTGAAGCTCTCCCACGCTTATAACCCAAGATTACTTTTTCAAAGCATGAGTTTTCCCCAGAACTGCTGCTCTACATCCTTCCAGTACCGGATCCAACTTTGTTTCTGACTTTCTGTTCAACACTAGCTTTGCCTGTGAAGGATACAGAGTCAGTTATTCACACATAAAACAACTGTATAGGTAACTCCTTTCCATCCACTGGCTGGCTTCATCTTTGTTATAAGCTCTTGGAAAGAGAGAAGACTGCTCAGTTTCCACGCAGTAATCTGGTTTTtggctgctctgccagcactgctttgtGCCAGCTGTGTTGACGGTAATacttctacaaaaaaaaactaggTATTTGTAAATCATTTATGTGCACAAGTCAACCACTGTACAGCAATAACCTCAAGTCACTGCATGTTTGGACTGGATTTGAATGGACGATTTATGAGGGAAAAGTTTTACTGAACTATTACTTATTCCTCAACATTTTATACACCCCTTTGTATCCGTCAATTCTTCTACTCATTCACCAGCCACAGTTTCTCACATTTGCCTATTTCTTTCATGGAATTGCTCCTTTACTATTATCACAGAAATCTGATTTAAGAATACCAAAAGATGAATTTCCCTTCAGCCAGAAGGTTCCACAAGAGAAGTCACCTTTGGTCCAAGTACGCACCTTACCAGGTTGGCCCTCGCTGGCATAGAGGTTGGCCAGCAGCCCGAATTCGCAGTCAGAGTATTTACTGCTGTACTTTTCCAGCAGGCATCCTTTATCTGCAGGATTTATCTGAGCAACGTAGCTCCCATTTATAGCaggctttttttcattcttggtTTGAACAATAGGGATAAGCTGAGACAAAGAACATGTAATAAGTTGATAACAGCATGTAAGAGTCAGTATAATGAACATAACTAACACATATGCAGTTTAAGCTTTGGACCACGCGGTTTATGCACTTTTGGCATGAAAGGTGTTCATTAAATGGGAAGCACGGAGCATGAAGCCACTCAGCTATTCTGATACTTCGATTAAATCATTGAGAACCATCACACTTTTAGTTACTGACCTCAGCATTTACACCAAGAACCCTAGATGAAACAGCCCCTGCTCCAAGAATGAATGCTCCAGGAAGCTGTATGTCTTTTGCAACAGCATTTAGATCATAAACCTGCAAAAGAGACACAAGTCTTTGATTGTGGTGTGGTGCTCTGGTCTGGAACAGTCATTCTCTAGTTGTCACTGTAAACTCTAAGTGCATTCACAATGCtctcatttgtatttctgataaCTAGGATGAACACAGTACCCAAGCCTAAACAACACAACATTTGGTAGTAATAGAATGGATACATCCCTacctgtttttctgaaaggGAAAGTCTGTGTTTATGTTCCCCTGCCATTTTATCCAAAAACAGAATTActgttttcattgaaaattatatttgtctaaaataataaaaaaaagaaaacacagggaaaagaaCAACATACAAGACAGATGGGGCTGGGTGTCAGAAAGGAAGAATCATATTCttgggaaaagacagaaatgtcaATCTACTGTTGActtgaaaacacaaatacagcCAATTGGTACCAAGAAGCACAGCTTGAAATCACTGACATACAACAAGCCATTTATAAACATGCAGATAAGCTCCTTTAGTTCCTTCCATGGCTCCTGTCACAGATCACGTGCTTTCAATACTGTCCAGTATTTGTGGGCAGGAGAAGATGAACCATCAGCCAGCATACGATATTTTTGCTAAGATGTGTAAGACTGCCTGACATGGTATATGTTTAATGTACATCAGAATCAACCttaaaaaacatggaaaactaAGTCTCTTTCACAAGTGGAATCCTGCAGTATCTGTTAGtcctgagttttgtttttatttcaacaagatattgcttttctgttaacaaatgaattaaaataccACAGCTACagataaaaaacaaactcactttttctttttgtgcaagAGGTATGAGGTATGGAACACCTCCCACATCTGCTATTCTAGGCTTTCCACAGATTCCTGGAAGAATACAGACAGCCAGTTTGGTACGTTTTCCCTGAAAATCTTAATTAAGCATGCACCCTAACACACCCAACACAGGCTCCTCAAACGTCTAACACACTTGGAGATCACTATTTCTCTAGCAAGCTTAGATAAGATGTTGCACTATTAAGAAAAGTAAGGACTGTAAGCCATAAAATGATTCACAGTAGAGGAATTTAATGCTAGTCAACTTGTAAAATTAACGTTCAATAAgcacaaaacaaatttattgTGGGCAACAACTGCCATTTGCTGGTTCTCCAGTATGATGCTCTCCCCACACAGCTGACACTTCTATTGGGAGTCTCCGCTTGGGAAATTTCTGCCATGTTGGATGCCCAAGTCATCCCATTTATCTGGGCACGCATCTGGTATGAATTTGGGCATGTAACTGGGTATGAAACACCTTCTCCAGGTGCTTCTTGCATTCCACTGATGATAGAGGGAAGTCATATGAGTAGCACAGATGAGGTACCTGTCTTCCAGACAGCTAATGTCAAAGACTCTGAATCCCACACCAAATAAGACAGTTTAACTTACAATATATGGATGGCAGGAATTTAAACCAACTGGAAGCACAGCTCCTTAGGTTCAGATAGTGACTGTCGTGGATCTAAAACATTTATCCAACTGGAAGGTAACTCCATTTCAAAACTTTCTGAGCACACTAAATGAAGTGTATGAAATAAGTGAGCATTGCAGACATcggtaaagaaaaaaaaggagaacaactGCTTGGATTATTTGTGCTTGTTCATCCATCAACTAGGAAGCAAATCCAGGAATGCCAGAAAACATGGCTTTCCTTTCATGCAAATTCTTTTACCTGAAATACAACTTGAACTCTCCTAATAGCTTtagaaagaactgcagaagtCAACAATGCCAGGTTACCTTTAGCAGGAAAGCTGAAAGGCTCCTGAGTCAGATCAGGACAGTCTACAACAGAGACTTGAGCATCAGCAAAGTTTTCTTTAAGTCCTTTCTGCAaaactataattaaaaaaagcatgtaaAGGCAAAGTAATTggcaaagaaaaattacagaggTTGACAAACTACTAACAGAGATCTATGTCGAGCCTTCACTTCAGCAAGATACTTTCAAGAATATATAGATACCCTAAGAAACCCTATTGACATAGATGTTAGTGCCTGTAGGTGCACTGTTTCTTGAGTCAGAACTTCAGAGAACAGCAAGAGCTTGTTCAGAGTATTGCTAGTTACCACATTAAGTAATAGTTTTAcaaagcttttaatttaaatacagcaGCTGTGAAGTAACATGGATAGCCTTAAACTACATTCagcagtgttttggtttttttcacaAGGTCAGACAATTATGCTCATGGTCAAGTATTCtaagagaagcaaagcagcagaaagtttTAGCTGAAGTGAcgatgactttttaaaatacatgaactGGACTGCATTTACCTGATTGTAATCTCAGACTGCTGTCTGGAAACACCTGCTCTCACAGGATGTGCACTGCCATGTTTCTGTTCATAAGATATTCTGACAAGTGCCACTGGCAATACAGGACAAATAATGAACAGTGCTGATGATCAGTTCCAAATctgaactttttattttgtttcatatcaGTGCTTTTAGGCCCATAACCTACCAAGGCACCTCAACAACAGGCGGTTTCTGACTAAAACAAGGTGTTTGGTGTTTGGAAACAGCTTGTTTGGAAGAACAAAACCTCTCTGAAGTAAAAtcttcagtgctgcaggaaacaGATAATCAGAAGGAATAGTGCCTTTCTATGAGGACAAGGAAACAAGAAGCTTTAAGCGTGTTTTGTGAAGACTTcggaaagaaaaacaaattgttcCCTGCAGCCTGGTTCTAATTCAGTCACCAGCAGAGGAGCCAACTGAGCTCAAGCAAGAAGACCATACTGCATCTCGTTAGGTGCGCTCTGAGCAGTTCCAAAAGAAATACTGGAGGCAGAGGAGAACAGGTGATCCCAATTGTGTAATTAGCTCAGCCTGTGATTGTCAGACTTTCACAACACCTACACAAATCTATAGATGCAGCAGATTAAAGACTCTGAGAGCTTGCTCATGTGCTCAAATGTCAACTGCGGCTTTGAAGGAGAAGGTTATCCTTTGCTTCAAAGACGAAACAGTGGAGAGAAAAACAGGGCTTTTCTTTACATCCCAGTGGGCCAGCAGCAAGAACGTTCTGCACACATTAGCTGTACAGAGGATTTGCCAGGAGCATTAAGGAAAGtttgaaaaacatatttcaagtTTATAAAAAGTTACACTCCGCATGACTTACCCCCAGCAAGCTCCTCCAGGCTTGGAACatgaaaagcaaacttttcGACCTTAGCCATTGCCTCTTTGGTTCTGATTTCTTCAGATTAGAAATTGCAGTACAACACACTGAGAAGTGACTGATCTGTCAACAAGGATGACGGTTTAGTGATTAAAACAAGCTGTTTTCAGTATGCAATTTATCTTTCAAATTTACACAAGAATACAGAGACAACAGTAGAACTGTTATTATACCATTGAGGGAAAAACTGACAGCTTCAAGATTAATGTTTTCTCATGTGCTTTGGAAGAAGGGACGTCtaccagctctgcagctgcctcagAGCATTACACGTGCTAGTTCTCAAACTTCCAACTTGGTGCAGACAAAATACGTAACACACTGAATCTAATTCAAGGGACAAGTCAGTTACCTGTCCTTGGTAAGCCCAAAGCCATGCTGCTTTGGAAGAAAGTCAGGCTTTTCTAAGCACATTAGCTGCCTTGCCAGATCTTCCCTACCTTAATGTTTACTTTTCCAGCATTGGCTACTGCAGACTTTCAACCTTGGCTCCCAATTTCTTATGGGCATGTGCTTCCCTTTCCAAAGGGGAACAAGCTACTAGCATGtctcaaagcaaaaaacagcagcaagttctgcagcactgggctctATATCAGTACGCAGCCCATAACAAAAAGCTTTGTTTAGAACATAAATGTTGgagtttcttttgaaatgagCTATATTTCAGTCAGCCATGCAGCAGCATAGTCACCTACGAGGGCAAACCACCAGCTCTGGGCACAAGCAGCTGGTTATATGCTACCTATAAACCAGCCCCAGCAATCATTAACTCCTTAGGCACATGCCTactgcacagaacagaaaatgtgtcTCATGCCtcagaagaaaaagccaaaaacctAATGACATTCTCAGATTTGACAGAGCTTTTGTTAGAAAGGACTGTGAAGTGAGATAGCTATTTGTAGATGCCTTTAGCTTctatctaaaaaaataaattcccagCTTTTGTGATTGCCaataatgtttgaaaaaaaaaacctactgtcttctcaaggggaaaaaaacagtagaaaaaaaacaaacgttAGGAGATCAAAGTGGTCAGCCAAGTGTTTGAGTTCAAAGTTCAGCCACCCTAAGTTACTCCTGtagcaagcaagcaagcaagaaagctATCTATATAGAGTGATTTCCATCTTAATTGGGCTTATCCACTTCCATGGGTGactttctcccttctctgaCTGAGGAGGAAAAGGTAACAAGCTAGATATGGTGCCTATTGTCAGATGGATTGAATCAGACTCCAGGACTTTTAAGAGTGGACTGGAAAAAGAGGGAGTAATTAAgtcagagaaagagagaaaatagctCTAGCAGCACTGTTGTAAACCAAGTCCAGCAGGACGCTGAGCTCCTCAAGACACCAGCTGAAAAAGTCCTGAAACAGACCTGGCGTTGTGCAAGGGGCAGAGGCAAGACCTGGACGCAGTTCAGCCAGGTAGGCTCCGATGTAACAGCCCACCACCACCTGCTGTTTAAAGGAGCACAAGTGCAGTCAGCTCACGACAGACACGAAAGACAACAAGAAGCTCCGTGCTCTACAGCGATCCTGATCCAATTGCTCTACAGTGGTCAACCTGGAAGCAAGCAAGAGGGAAGCGGAGCAGTGAGTCACCAGCGTGAGGACAGCACTTGCAGGGGAGTTTGGGTGGTGTGGgacagggagaagaggaaaggagagcacGGGCGATTCAGATCGGTGGTAGCAGAGCTCCAGAGCGGAGCTAGAGCAGAAGGTTCTCAAAGGAGCgctgctgtgtgacaaatgCAAAGGTTAAAGACACACGAAGAAGTGGTCCGGGATGGTACAGTAACAACGAACACGTTAGAagacatttcagcttttcttttccaggcagGGAGACGGCATCAGGGAGCGCTGCGTGCCAGGAGAGCGCAGATGAACAGGGAGAATGCGAAAGGGGCACGGAGCGCTTAGCATCAAAACCTGAATTAAAGCCGCTTCGAGGGGCAGAAACCAGAAAGGAGAAGTTAACAGCTGGATAAAAACGCACTAAGGCGGGGGGAAGGAAGCATCAGGGAAAACCTGGagacagcagccagcaggagaaaagaaaatcagcgATAACGCCAAGAAAAGCAGAACGCCTCGGGACGCGTCTGGTGCGGCCGTGTTCCTCAGCCAGGAAGAGGCGGGAAGCCACGGCAGCGACTGGGGAAGGGACAGCCGGAGCCAGAGAGCCGAGCTGAGCTAGCAGCCCCGCGCGGCGAGGAGCAGCACCGACATGCCACCAAACTCGGAGCGGGTGCGAGAAGAGGAAATTCAGGCCTTATAGCGAAGGAAAAAAAGCCCCGGAGCCAAACCTGCAGAAGAGCTCtccagagccccacagagagcGGGAAGAGCGAAGAAAGCCCAACAACTACGCCCGCTTCGGGTCACGGCGCACAAAACCACCCAaagccccgccccgccccgccccgcctctccccgccccgccccgcctcTCCCCGCTCTCCTCACGACACACCCCGCCCCCGCGCGGCCCGCAGAGCCCTCCCCACACTCCCCTCGCTCTCGCGAGAGCCGCGCGCTATTTAGCCTCGGGGGCGGCCATTGCGCGCCCTTTGCGGAGCCGAAGCGGGCGGTGAGTGGTGAGCTGGTGCGCAGTATCTGCTGCCATCCGCAGCGCGGGAGCGCGGTGCGAGGCTCAGGCGGAACGAAAAGCACGTCCTATCACCGAGTGCTTCCCTGAGGGGGCTCGGGGAAGGCCCTGGGGGTGGGCGAGCCAGGGAGCGGGCTTCTCATGGCGGCAGGGTGCTAAGGGGCTGCGGTAATCCGGCGGGAACCGCGCAAAATGTCCGCCCCGGGATGCTGGGCGGGCTGAGCGCGCCTGAGAGGAGAGAGAACAGCGCCGGGCGATCGGTCAGGCGTGGGCGGGCTTTCCTTCCTTCCGTACTGATCGGAGCTCAGTGGCGGCTGCGTATGGCCGCGTATTGAGCCAGCACAGAGGTGGAACGGCTCCTGGTCTTCCTCAGAGTTAAGGGCGCGCCCTGCCGCTCTGCGTTCAGTCCCTTCGTGTGTTTAGCCTCGGACATCAGGAGTGCGCTGGATTACAGAGCCAGCTGAAAGCAGACGTTCTCTTGTGGGGCTGACTTGTGCTGATGGCCAATCAGAGCCAAGAAGGCTCTcagggctctgcagccagcaaaagaacaggaaaatggGGCTGTTATGCCCAGATCCTTGGTTTAAGATGATTATAAACTAAAGTAAGTACTCTGCTGCGGTTTAGAACTGCAGCATCCTTACAAGCTAAAAAAGCTGTTGGCTTTCATGCACGTGTGCTTATCAGTGAAAAACCTTGTCTGGGGTAAAACATTCAGGACTCATCCGTACCAGATGCTGAGCAATCTGCTGTAACTCTGAAGCTGGCTTCACTTCCAAAGCTGTAGAACAATTTAGGTTAGAAAGTTTCTATCTTGAGATAAGcggctgcagtgcagctgttaCTCTGGACTCAACCCTACTCAGCCACGTGGTTGCGGGCAGTTCCTACCAGTCTGTCCAAGTTTGCTCACAGATGGTTGTTGTAAGTTAACCATTATGAGTGGGAGATTTGTTGCCTGATAGACATAAAATTTTCCTTCATACTTAAAATgctgattgatttttttttttactttattttttaggaCCAGTTAAACATGACTGATACAGATGAATCCCACACTTCTGGTTCTGATTATCCCAGTGCCCAAGATCTATTATCcactcagcagaaaaaaagacctAAAATACATAAGCATGcaacaaatacacagaaaaaacatttctgctcaAGGCAGAAGGATTCCACTCCTGAGGAGTCTTCAGATGAGATTAGTAGTACACATAGCTCTTCAGCTGAGGTGGACAGCAGTGATTCAGAAATGTGAGTTATCGCTAGT
The Numida meleagris isolate 19003 breed g44 Domestic line chromosome 1, NumMel1.0, whole genome shotgun sequence genome window above contains:
- the C1H11orf54 gene encoding ester hydrolase C11orf54 homolog — protein: MAKVEKFAFHVPSLEELAGVLQKGLKENFADAQVSVVDCPDLTQEPFSFPAKGICGKPRIADVGGVPYLIPLAQKEKVYDLNAVAKDIQLPGAFILGAGAVSSRVLGVNAELIPIVQTKNEKKPAINGSYVAQINPADKGCLLEKYSSKYSDCEFGLLANLYASEGQPGKVIEVKANGRTGELNFVSCLRQILEKHYGEKPVGMGGTFIIQKGKAKIHIMPPEFSACPLNTDEDVNNWLKFFEMKAPLICQPVIVSRDPGFDLRLEHTHCFSHHGEGGHYHADTTPDAVQYHGYLVPAELLFRIDRPKDTHTVGRD